In Acropora muricata isolate sample 2 chromosome 13, ASM3666990v1, whole genome shotgun sequence, the DNA window GAGCGGATCGTTCCTAAAGGATGCGGGGCGGATCAAATCTATCGCTGAGCGACCTCCTTCCTTTCGTAATATAAACGCTCTCTCCATCTTTGAATGAATACCAACTTGTGGCTGTGACGAATTGACTGTCAAATTAGatttgatcatcgcagtgaACTCAAGCGGGTCGTTGAAGGTctaaatttttcaggcttacaagcaattgctcaaattgctATTCACTGCGACGATCAAAGCTAATTTGACTTCTATAACTGCAGTTCATGTATgtgattcatttcatatgcaATTTCCATCGATAAATTAACTGGTTTACCACCTTGATAGAAGCAATCAGCCTTAATGCGGAGAAATGTGAGAACACTACCCACGTTTCTACAGATGTGCAGACATAAAACTACTGCACACCTCTGAAACTCCGGGAACATGCAACATAATACTGCGGGTAGTGAGGCATTTTTCATGTTAATACATATGTTAAtattcttctgtttttttctttgacaaaaacaaaacaaggggGGCCTTATATTCGAAGGCCTTATGTACGGTGGAAACTTTTCGATATCGATTGGGCTAATTTAAGGTTGGAaggcaaattttaaaaaaaattgtgttaccgtaacatttttgctttgttttattttgtatttgaggaCAATTTCCAAGTATAAGCCCTCGGGGGCATATATTCGGAGGGACGATTTAACGGCGAGGTGTTTGGGGGACATAttttggaggggcttattttcTGGATTTTTTCTCCGGTATGCCATTTTGAATGCTGAATAGACCATTCAATATGTTCATGTTGTTGAACGTCGTTAAAACACcggggcccagttgttcaaagcctgattaagctaatcctgggttagcgttaattttaattgctatttatttaccgctaaagcaAGGTtagccacaaaattgtggcctcGTAAGGTTGCagattacaaatttctttcccttaaacctttatcttgtgaaaaatcctcatTTGATGGTAAATAAGTAACAACTAAAAGTTCctctaatctaggattagcttaatcgggctttgaacaactgggcccggTAGGGTATATTGCAGATTGCGCAGATTTACAACTTTTTGAAAGAGATGCTCTAACTCCGGTGATATTATGTCCCTTTGTTAGTAAAAATAAACCCAAACAATGCATTTCGCAACAGGCAACGGAGACGCGCTTGATTTTGCGTTTTGTAGTTAGTTGAAGTAAAGAATCCCACTGTAGGTACTTTTGGATTGGAGAACGCATTTTCCATTCAGGGTAGGCGCTTTAATCGAACGTCTTGAGTATCACATGACGCGACGCGACACGCAGAGGTGACGCGAAACAGGAATCCTTCTTTACGTCTTGGCACTGTTTCAGATTATATGAGTACGTCTACAACACGGGAGCATGCGCTGTATAAAAACAATCGAATCGAAGAATATCTGCGTCAAATATTTCAATGGCCCTAACACACTAACTTGAAATATGCAACTTACATAGTGTGATTTTATTGGcttcaaaggaaaatgaaactaGGCAAAGCATCAACATGGTTGATTATTGCGGTAACTGTTGGAGTATGAATTGATCTGTGTATTGGAAGGAGACTTCCCTCTCAGGATATAACTCGCATTCGAAGCTGAAACACTGGCAAACCTCGCAGTCGGTGAAAACAGTTTTTGACCACCGTAGAGGCAGAAAAAGTGACAAGTAATAAAGCAATCAATCTGCGCTATCTGCGTTTTAACGTAATCGAAGCAAACCAGGTAAAGAAACTATAGCACAGTCATTTTCTTTATAAcattgggtcacatgcaaaaaccAGCCACTTTTGAGAGCAAACGAAAAAATACCCAAAATGTCAGTCAGGCCATTTTTGCCCTAAGCCCTTCTTTATTATCATTGTCAGCATGGTTTTGCAGAAGAGTAAAGGGACTATTAGAGTATTATTGTGAGTGGAGCCCTCGTCACACGTGGAAAACCTAaattgataataaaaataattttctttacaAAGGGGTGAAAGTTCAAGGTTTACAAGCAACAATGCCTTCTTTGACATTAAAGAGATCCAATtgtctttttgtctttctttctcAAAAAAAGGACCTCTTGAAAATGATCATTAGCAGGAATAATGTTGATCCcaattatttttgtcatttaAAAGCTGGCATGCGATTAAGTTATacggggaaaaaaagaaagaaacccAAGAGAATAAACAAGGCCGATGGCCTGCTTTCTGCAAGACAAGGAGTAAGCCTGAACAGCATGAGTTGAAGTGTAATCTAATGATAATTGTCCCTGCTAACCACTTGCACATGCATTAACTGTAACTTCAAGAGCGACAGGGGAATGGTGATAGAGCGAACAGATACTTTCTTCACTCCATTTCCTTCGAGGCTTTGCCAAATGCTTGTCACTTTCCATATAATCTAAAAGATCCTAATATATAGATTTAACCAAGCCTAAAAGCCAAGctcctcattattaagtttttgtcTTTGGTCATTAACTCTGCGCCTGCAAACTTGTAACGGTGCGACGTTTTACGTTTGACTTACACGAACGGGTGGACGGACGGACGGACGAATGTGTACGGACGGTCGATGACGCcatggctataaaaccaaattttctcgcatcGATGGGTTACCAGTACTTTCTTAGCGAGGGTGCTCGGCGTGCGCGGAGCTCCGCTAAAATATGACTGACTTACCTTGTCAAGCCCTTGCAAACCACGACTAACTCGCATGAGAGCACCCATGAAGTCTTTAGCAAATGAAACATAACAAAATGAGATAAATAAAGGAAATAAATGCCACGTGATGTAagtgagatatgtccagaaatgcacgcaataACGAATTTAGCGAAATTGATCAAATTCATCAGCAAGCAATAAGGCCTTTGCAGGAAATGAATGTGACGAATTTGACAAATGTGGCAAGCATGGCATATTTGCCCAATTCGTCAGCAAGCAATGAGGCAATATATAGAACAAGACCAGAGAAGCCGTAAATAAGGCAAATTTAACAAATGTGGAAAATCTATCAAATTCATAAGCAAGGAACAAGGAAATTCATGTAACGTGACGAGAGGGCCCCCTTCGCAGGTGGCGAATATGGCAAATTTGACAAATGTGGCAAGCATGCCAAATTCACCAAATTCCTCAGCAAGCAACAAGGCAATACACATAACAAGACAAGAGCCTGAAGGCCCTTTCTGCAGGCGGTGAAGATGACAAATTTAACAAACTTGACAAATGTGGCTAAATTTCACCAGATTCGTCAGTAAGCAGCaagaaagaacaataattattataacaggACAAAAGCGTCCTCATTGCAAGTGGCGAATATGGCAAATTTGACAAATCTGGAAAATATTGCAAATTCACCAAATTTGTCAGCAAGCAACAAGGCAATACATAtaacaagagggccccctttaTAAGCGGTGAATATGACAAATTTGACAAATGTGGCAATTTCACCAAATTTGTCAGCAAGCAACAAGGTGACACAAAGAACAAGACAAGGCAGTACCCTCTGCAAGCAGGGAATGTGGCAAATGAGGTGACTTTGGCAAATTCGTCAGCAAGCAACAAGGCATTAATGCAAAAGAATACAATACgacgaaaattaaaaaaattgcgaACCTCAGCTCCACATTTGGCAGTGAAAGTGATACAGATGGTTTGGTTGTCAAAAGTGATAGAAGTACAGTACAAGGCCCACTAGAAAATAAGGCAAGGTTGGCAAATTGCTTCCAAATTTAGTTAATTCACCAAGTTCTTCAACAAGGCAATGCAAATCACAATACAATACGACTGAAATTTCGAAATTCAGGTGCGCATTTACAACTAGTAAGTACGAAGCATCAAGCCTACAAGAAAATATGCATATGGCATTAGGTTGGCAGTTAAACCAATTGTCCTTTAAATGTTACACATACTCTATAAAGAAGCAAAAGACATAACTGGCAAGAGATATAGCTCGACTTACCACTATAAAGATATAGGGAAGTGTAACAGTAATGTTCTCAGGTACTCAGTTGCGAATCTACAGAGTACATGCTGTTTTGCAGAAATAAATGTTGAACactatttgttttcttttggagTGAAATTGATAATAAAATTGAAGACATGCCAGTTGTTTTGATTGACAACAAGGCCAGAACAGTGAGACGATTGGGTCGATACTGCTCTAGTGTTTATCTTTGTTGGGACGCCATTTTGACATCAATGTCTGTTATGTAACTGGCATGAGGTGTACCTAGTGCCAACACCAATCGAGCACGGTTTTTTGATCGTGAGTGCGTGGGGCGAGACTGCACACGCGAAATGTAAGCTTACTAGAGACCACTTGCTTTTCCCATCGGCTGGTAGCTATATAAATGGCAAATTCACCATATTATCATTTAATTTCAATATTAAAAATCGTGGAGATGGACTATTTCAAGCACATTTATTTAAGTGAAATAAGTATGAACATagtaaagcaaagaaaattaattactGTTGCTGAAATTCACAATTGCTGTGCTTTTTCATTTGTCTTGTCATTTGCATTGACTTGCTAGTTGCTGGCAAAGTTGGCGaatttgccacatttgccaaatTCACCATATTCGCCAAATTTGCCATTGTCGTCAAATTCGCCATATTTGCCGCTTGCAAAGGGGGCCCTCTCATCTTGTTATTTGCATTGAGTCGTTGGTTGCTAGAGAAGTTGTGAAAGTCGCCAGTAAGGCAATGCAAAGCCTTGCTGGCGATTTTCACCGTTTCGCCAACTTCGCTGTTGCGTGCGCATTTCTGGACACAAGTGGAATAGGGAAGAGGAGGCAAGATAAAGACTCGAAAGAAAGCCGAGCAAGTGACATTAAAGGAGCTTTCACACTGACTGTGTCAACAGCAAAGACAATATCATAAAAtacaaatttgattggtcgagtgacgAAATataataagcgtgctgcacgcaccatagaacatttttttccagcGTGTGACTGTGCCAAGTTCAGGGAgagggacacttcgtgatgctTATATTTATTTCGGCATACATCTCATCGAGGTCAATCTTGGACACATCTGCATTttccagggtttttttttttactttttagaaTCATTACATTTTAGACCGGCCCCAGTGTATTCTCAATTCACGCTGCAGTAATCTGACAAGCTTTATTTACATCATTGGATTATAGTATTGCAAAATGCCGAAATCATATATGATATCTATCATATATTGATAGATAGTATTGTAAAAGCTACGAATTACCTAATTTGCTTTGTGCAATTTTGTTCATAGATCAAATTCTGTGTCaagttgtattttttttggAGATTGAAAGCTTATTTTAACTACACTGGAGTACATCTTCAACCCAAGTAAACTGAGAATTAGAATTCAACCGAAATAAAAACTGATTCAACCTAAATTCCATCCAGCTCCTTCCTACTTATCTCCTCTTATAATATTAGCCTTACTAATCGTTCCCGCTTTCATACAGTTATCGATTCAGTCTTGGCACTGCGATATGATGAGTGCACAAAGAATTGTATTTTACCCTTCTAGTTTATAGCACCCGGATCCTCCAGATCTATCCCCCGGTGCCTTGAGCACCAAACTACAGAGATACACTTATAATATCTGATGAAGTTCTTTTCGATAGTTAACATGTTATATGTCGCAATCGATAGCCATCAGTATATCATATCTAAAAATAATTTCTGTGACCTTAATTCTTCTACAGGCTTATTTTAGTCTCAGAAAAGTTACTCAATTCATCCTGGTTGAAAGTGAAAAATCTACTTCACCGTAAACCTGACACCAGACTTTTCCTGCGACATACACAGGTCAGTGGTGCACTATCATTTTTCTGTTCTTCTGTTTCCTCTTTCAATTGttcactttgtttgttttcttttttggttttctttttcatgctttcctttttttttcttctttttcaagcaAGTATCTTATTACAGTTATCAAGAAACTATAATTCGATTTATgtataaaatgaaacaaaaacgcCGCATCTCCAGTGAAAGTAAGAAGTGTGCTCTCCATAGCATGCGCAGTACTTTCATGCCCAGACGAAGACGCCGGGGCATCTTTATGGTGAGTAAGACTTGTTAGCTCTGTACCATTACTTTCATGCCCAGACTCCGCAGCTAAACAGTATCGAAGAAGTAAGCACCCTTCGGCGGTGCTTTCATTTCCAGATGGAGAAGCCGCATCTCCATCGGATGTAAGAGGCCTAGGCTTCCTCTTTTCAGAAGTAATCGTATACACTGGCCCCCACCGTTCACCACTAAGACTCCACacgaaggaaacaaaaacaaataataaatgcAAACCAAGGAGAACAAAATGTAAAATTGAACCTACTTTAAAGTACAATTCCATGGAACGGGTACATTGGAAAAACCTGTGCTTTGTGGAAAAGGCAACATGACCGTCTAGATGACACTGAGTAAACCCAGTGCTGAGCGAAGAGTACATTGCATGAACAAGTAACGCAATAATTGTAACAATTGTACCCACCACACCTCGCAATCTATAATGCCCTGTTACGGAACTGCTATTAAATTTAGTAATCTTTTCGCTGTAGCATTGTTCAAACACTTTCAATCGTTTGAGAAGTTTTTGTTCTGCCTGCTTTTGttctgtttgttgttgttgctgttcttGAATCTGTTGTTGTCCTTCTTTATCTTTTGGTACTAAAATATCCCCTTTGGTGAATTCCAAAAGCAGATGTTCACAATGAGCCAGGGCACGTGCACCTTTTGGATGCTTCTTCCAGAAATTAGAAATGGCCAGCAAAATTACAGCCTTGGCAAGGGAAATTAACGAATAGTGCGCCGAATACCAATGCATCTTTTTGTAGCATTCTTTGTCAATGTAATCGTAGTACCGTCGGTCAGACATCTTTGTCAGGACTATTGAGGATGCAGATTGATTGCAGCTCTCTAAAACATCGCTAAATCCACTCCACCTGCGCACAACTGAGTCATTCTTTGGGAAGTTTGAGCAATTAACAGCGGGAATGCATATCAGACGATCTTGGGTGGTTTGTAAGCCAATCAATGCCACCGAAACTGCAAACATAACCGCCAGGACGTAATGATCGCCGAGATCCCACGAGGTCGTCAGCAGTTTCGTCGTATGCAAATTTTGCTTTTCCGAATCCATGTCTCTTGGACTGTGTTCGATACTTCTTGCTCGAATTAAATCTCCTGTTGAAATACAATGCAAATTATAATAAGTAACATTAACAGCAACGGTATCGTAATACTTATCCTAACACAGCTATTTCTGCTTCTACTCCTACTACATTCGTGATgactattataataattgttacagGGAAACATGAAATTTACGTCTTTTTTGCTTGTCTTTTCCTAACCCGTTTTGGTACTTAAAACTAGTTCATTAGTCCTAGGTATTCGTAATTTCCCTTCACTCTAAAGATGATGGCTTCAGCACAGGTTGTCACaacgtcagtcgcaaacaacGCTCAATCTCGGGACTCCAataacccagatgatctttttcaatcaaggtatgttactcctgggctcaaaccattttcttattgccATTCATTGTTTACTACTGTACCCCCTATTTTCGCTGTCAGTTCGTTCATTTCACAGTTGTTTTTTTAGAGTAAAAAAGGGCTTGGTCAACGTTTTTTACCCCACTAATTTCGTTTTAAAGCAGTGAAGTTTAATTAATTTCGTCAAGTCAGAACAGCTAAATTTTGCCGATACTTtctcttcgttttttttttttcattttgttagtTATTGATTTCTTAGGCGCCATTTCTTAATTCTTCTACCTGTTTGGTTTATATTTAGTACCGTGGGAGTGTggatttttaataataataattatgactATATTTAAGTGCCAAGTTTATTTCGCGTTAAGGCACACTAactggggacactgtaaactaaaattaatacaaatcaaacttaatcaaatgcaggtttttgagaagaggggaaaaccggagtacccgagGGAAAACTTCTCAGAAAAGAGAAGAgaatcaacaaactcaacccacatatgacgccgatcGCGAATCTGAGATCGAACCCACCACTACGTCACCACTCCTCTCCGACCGTGCTTTAACATGACTTCCCGGAACTTCAGTAACAATAAtgatagtgatgatgatgatgatgataataatttgcTCGGAAACGCTTGTTACCCGGAAAATCACTGAAAGTTTGCTCAAAATGTTCATGTCCCTTAATTAATGTACGCTCACTTTTAATAAACTTTTAATAAGTGTCCTCTTAAGTCTAAGTTAAGTGTATTGATAACCGAGTTTGGAATTTAATCTAATGTGATTTAATATATTGTATTCTTAACGAGAGTTTAGgaatttacaccttttgctgttcattaacCGCAAAGGGATATTCATTCAAGCGAAAAAAGCATTGTCAATAGAGCGAACAGGTATACAATAACACCAACGGAGTTTCAAGAGTGCGATGGAACGTCCATTAACGAATTTAGCGTAGAATTTGACAATCATGAATATGTTTGTCCAGGTTCATTGGCGAGTTGGAACTTTCATTAGCGTCTCTTCTTTTCCACTTGGAATTACACGATTCCAACTTTCTTTACATTTTTTACAACCCGTGAATATTGCTATTTACAAACATACCTGGAGTAAGGTATAAATATCAAGTGAATTTGAGTTGCATTGCCTCTTGTTTGCAAGGTGGATTGCATGGACATGCAGAATGGCTGTTCAAAGAAACCGAATTCCGAATGAAGTTAGaagttcgctctgacgaagggctaacgctcgaaacgtcagctttctaaatcttggtggtaattcaacctttatcaactcgtttgataaaaccaaaaatttgtgttttgatctcccccaccgacgcagcaccacagtttctttagaaactagaaatccgaAGTTATAGAGCGTCTTGTGAGGTCCTATGAAGACCCACAGAAGATTATCTGATGGTTGCTGATACATTGGGGGAAAATCGTTCTACGGCCAGGTGTATCTTATCACGGCACATCCGTGAGGTGGACGACGATATAAAGCAATGCCTATACGACGTAGTATAATTGATATTTGCATGCTAACGCTAACTGAAATCAACTGAGAACGTAGACGGAGGCTTCCAAGAAAACCTCAAAGACATGACTGCACGGTAGGAAAGGCACTTGATCGTATGCTGGTAAGTCTTAAATTAGCCAGACCTCTACCAATTCATAGAAACCGCCCAGATGTCATTCAAAGCCGTTTTGAATGCGCCAATTGGTTTGTCAATACAGGCATGGTCGGTCATTGCATCTTTAAAGATGAATGCAGCTTCATCTGGACTTTTAGTACGTAGACAGAGACAAAGAACCAAAGTTTTCCGCTGCTTTTCCAAATAGCTATGTATTTGTCTCtttgattaatttttcaaatacaaCGCACATTAAACTGGTTCGCACGGACACTACACAAAGCTTAAACCATTTTTCTTTAATACTAGGTTTAGCCTTTTCTCATGTTtactgtttttgcttttaaatcaTCTTCCTTGTCCACATTTCTCGCTAGAAGTGATGAAAACATAACAAGGAATGCGAGCGGACACCACACgacgagaaatgtagaaaactaCACgacgagaaatgtagaaaacactcgcctgcggctcgtgttttctacatttctctcgtgttctcaaatgtccgtcgtgttttatcacagtgtaatacacggctcaGCCTTCTTTAtctgttaaatatatattttggtTTTGTAATTCCCTTGCAGAgatacaaaaaattatttgatacATTTTTGAAATAACAACTGAGATACTTTAATTTAGATTTCTAGGAGctataaaagcaaaaattgttttCGAGCTTGATCGCTAGATTTCTCGCTTGACAGATTTTGTCACACCTTGTCATCTCTGTAACCGCGCTAAAACTTTCAAGTAAACAAATGATAAAATTCCTTCCGCTTGCCAAGCcatcctgggaacgaggatCATGTAATATGAACAGTTCATAAAAAATTTCTTGTTCCCGATAAAAGAAGTCCATTTCTACAGAAAAGACACTGAGTGACTACTCGTGACGTTGTCAAAAAACCAAAGTTTTCCGCAGCTAATAACGTCAGAGCGGGGCGTcttgaaaactaagacctcggaAACTTCATTTATTTATAAACTGTCTCCAGCGACAAGTCCTCCGTCTGCAGAGGTCACGTAACGGATGACATTAACGCGTATCAAATTGCTTAATTCATATTGATAGTTAAAGCTACTTAACAATTCGTCTTTGAAATCGAGCTAAATATTCAGGAACTTTTCACCGCGATTGAAATCAATGATCGTTTTAGGTCATACACACGAAGATATGACATTTAGACATGTCTCCGGGCTTCAAATGTCCGGCTCCCAACCGTGCCAATTAGATTGCCCAGCCGTTTACTTTAGTTGCCCAAAACATTTAATCATTCAATGaactaattaaagataattgACTGAATAATTAATTCTCAAGGATTCCTTCTTCATTAATAATCAACAATGTAATTTAtaaatgcagtttttttttttcttttttttttccggaaagGTTTTTCAatatttcgtgaaataattttAGGCTGAACATGGAAAACGAATGATTAATGACCATTTTCCAATAGGTCGTCAAAAGCTAAAGGGAACAAGCCCCGAAAGAGTAATTATTTTTGCCAATTCAAAGCTTCACCAGAACTGcacaatgtttttctttgaccATCAATTTTGCCCCCCTTTTTCTTGGAGCAAGATCAAATACTATTGAGAGAATCATTGTAGAATGTTAACAAAACCAcggaatttcaattttctcaTTTGCACATTAATTTGCAATTGGTGATGTACGCTGAGCAGTTAGTACCTAATGTCTTTTTTGTAAATAAACTAGATAAAT includes these proteins:
- the LOC136895646 gene encoding volume-regulated anion channel subunit LRRC8A-like isoform X1 is translated as MNCQQAVLNCNVLYIVHVFDELAKVTRGENCACASLRDLIRARSIEHSPRDMDSEKQNLHTTKLLTTSWDLGDHYVLAVMFAVSVALIGLQTTQDRLICIPAVNCSNFPKNDSVVRRWSGFSDVLESCNQSASSIVLTKMSDRRYYDYIDKECYKKMHWYSAHYSLISLAKAVILLAISNFWKKHPKGARALAHCEHLLLEFTKGDILVPKDKEGQQQIQEQQQQQTEQKQAEQKLLKRLKVFEQCYSEKITKFNSSSVTGHYRLRGVVGTIVTIIALLVHAMYSSLSTGFTQCHLDGHVAFSTKHRFFQCTRSMELYFKVGSILHFVLLGLHLLFVFVSFVWSLSGERWGPVYTITSEKRKPRPLTSDGDAASPSGNESTAEGCLLLRYCLAAESGHESNGTELTSLTHHKDAPASSSGHESTAHAMESTLLTFTGDAAFLFHFIHKSNYSFLITVIRYLLEKEEKKRKA
- the LOC136895646 gene encoding volume-regulated anion channel subunit LRRC8A-like isoform X2, encoding MDSEKQNLHTTKLLTTSWDLGDHYVLAVMFAVSVALIGLQTTQDRLICIPAVNCSNFPKNDSVVRRWSGFSDVLESCNQSASSIVLTKMSDRRYYDYIDKECYKKMHWYSAHYSLISLAKAVILLAISNFWKKHPKGARALAHCEHLLLEFTKGDILVPKDKEGQQQIQEQQQQQTEQKQAEQKLLKRLKVFEQCYSEKITKFNSSSVTGHYRLRGVVGTIVTIIALLVHAMYSSLSTGFTQCHLDGHVAFSTKHRFFQCTRSMELYFKVGSILHFVLLGLHLLFVFVSFVWSLSGERWGPVYTITSEKRKPRPLTSDGDAASPSGNESTAEGCLLLRYCLAAESGHESNGTELTSLTHHKDAPASSSGHESTAHAMESTLLTFTGDAAFLFHFIHKSNYSFLITVIRYLLEKEEKKRKA